DNA from Plasmodium falciparum 3D7 genome assembly, chromosome: 8:
atacaaataataatacgtttaaatattatttatttaaaatattaactttaaaagtattttatatgaacaatatcAAAAATTATGACAATATTAAAGTTAGAAAATATTGAAATGTAAAGGGAATTATAACATATAGAAAAATCTgtattaaatattacatacatatataaatatataatataaatatatatcttatgtattatatgtagtatgcatatattattatattatatatattatatatatatatataaaatttttttttttttttttttttttaaataaatttttatcttttttattaataatattcaacttttgattattttaaaaaaaataaatatatatataatatatatatatatatatatatatttatttatttatttatattcattatatatatgtatccaCCATATATaccatttaatatataatatttatttatataataatatattttttttttatttaattttttttatgtatagttaaataatttaattaatttttttttttttttcaatggATACACCATTACAagttaaaagaaaaaataaaataaattgatACTATTATGCatactataaatatatgtatttatatttatatatatatatatatatatattcttattatgatttacaacatttttataacattctTATAAcgtttatgtataatatatttatttatatatttctttttttttttagattcGAGACTTCTTTTATGGAGGTTTTAATAAGCACTGCCTGAGTTATTTTGAAAATGTAAAAgacgaaaaagaaaagaaggaATGTGAAGAATTCATATATCAGATATATATgatggaaaatataaaaaaggatgccatattaaaattaaagaatgagaagaatgaaaatttatatttgttatatttatattataaatattattatatgaatgataaagaaaatgtattaaatgaaataaaacaattaaaTACTTCTTCTTGTAATgctaatattttaaaaagtagAATATTCTTTGATAATGATTTATTAGATGAATGTTTTGATTTATTAGAAAATGGTACTATAGAAATTAAAGCAGccaaaatttttttcttattaaatataaatagacAAGATATAGtaaatgaaattataaaagattttttacatatgaatgaagaaatacctattattaaaattgtgttagctatttattatttatttaatgataataataaagaatcctttttaatttttgatgATTTAGAATCTTTATATGGATCAATGATTAATGACCATTCTAACATTATATTAAATGGAAAGGCAGTAGCAAGCATACTAAATTATGAATTTAATGACGCTaaagaatttttaaaaaatcaaataaataacggtgatattctatataatttaataacatgctcattgtatttatatgaacTTGATGAAGCTAATGAATATTTAACAAAACTCtatgataattattcttCACATGATAGTTTAAaagttttgaaaaaaattgatGATGAAGTGGATAATTTTGTTAGTGAATTCTGaaacaaacaaaataaaacaaaaaaatgaacaataaaaaataaaaataaaaaataaaaataaaaataaaaataaaaaataaaaaaaaacacacacatacaagcatatatatatatatatatatatatatatatatgtttatatatttgtatatatatattatattttacatgaCTTGGTCAGGCTTTTTTCttgttcttattattatttaattccaTTTTGgctatttgtttttttttttttttttttttttttttttttcaaactAACGATATgatgtatacatttttttttttctgtattTGTATgtcatctttttttaattttttttcaaccACAAAATTATGTATTGCTTCATTGCAGTTTGTTATAGGAATCCTTTTGCCATTAGTAAATTGACTTTtctaaacaaataaaaaatattattttaaaacataagagcattcaaaaataaacaaaaaaaaaaaaaaacatacacacacatatatatatatatgtgtatatattaccttatatttataaaaaataaaagcacTAAGAACCAATAAATTCTGAGGGATGTAATATACACATGCTGATTTCAAACATTGTACAAGTAaggaatttttattaaaactaTAAAAAGGTAATTtaatcattttataaaataaaaattcttgaatgtatttatattattatgcaatataacaaaaatgtttaaatcataataaggaaaaaaaaatgaaaaaaaaaagaaaaaaataaataaagaagataattcttcaatatattcaattattatatatatatatatatatatatatatatatatatatatatcattatatcatcaaatatatttgttctttttctatataatgatataaaaaaaaatatatattaccgaacttttttctttttatatattttttaattgcttattttcttaatttaatcctcagaaatatataatgtatcaaaaaaaaaaaaaaaaattattatcacatgaataaaaaaaaaaacagtgtaaatataaattttatttaatgtatacattaatataaaaaatacaaataaaatacaaaacaCATATTAtggatataatattatcaatataaacaaacaaaataaaggtataataatattattaagagataaaagaaaaagaaaaaaaaaaaaaaaaaaccataaAATGTCATTTAAGATAATgcttaataaaatatgttaaaacatgattttttttaaacctCATGTaagtttatttatattaagaattaaatattaatatcgtaaaaataaataaatatatatatataatgtaatataatacaaataaagatatcaaatataaatgtacaaattatatatacatatatatataattaaaattataataatcctTTGTAAAAGCACATTAtagaataaatttataaaataaaaaaaaaaaaatataaaacatatgccaaataatttaataattacaCAATTTCAATGGTTGTATGGTTATTATTAGACTATTATCGAGATTAGCCACTAGATCAAAAAAACGGAAAATCGAAATATGGTTACAATTCATATAATCAtgaaattatattcattaaatataattatattttcattttttttataatttaataataaataacaagactgattaatattattatattatgttaaaaCTTTTAAGttcaaaaaggaaaaaagaaaatttcttaaataaataaataaataaatatatatatatatatataaatatttaaactaAATTCGAATCTTTAAACAAGAAACAGTGATacgtacacatatatatatatataataatagttcatatgtcattttatatatctcaTGTATTAGGATATAGGACACTATTCATCATCAaaatcatcatatatatcgttcgtgtattttattttatatttcatctAAGATATGCCCCGAATAATCAAAGTTTAGTACATTATTAATTGTATAATTAGGTTCATCCATAGAATTCTCCATAGATATATTAGTTGATAAAATATTGttcttcatattattattcatttcagatatatattcacatggttattatttctatatggtaaaaaattattttattattatataaatatatatatatatatatatatatatatatgatgtgaATGTATATACTCTATGTTTATATtgtaaatacataaaaatatataaaagatccgaagaaattttatttttttgttttgtttataGAAAGACATGTtatgttttttctttatatatattaataaaatatatatataataataattaataatatataatttccatGTATGTCTACAGgctatcaaaatatatttgcacatatatataatttgatgTTGTCTTAaacattattcatattattttgttgttTTATCTGATATTcgcatattaaaaattattatatgtaatatattttgtgttcatacacatatatacaaaaaaaaaaaaaaaaaaaaaaaaaaaaaattaaggtCATGAATTgtgaaatttttttgttttattctttttgttccttgttttttattattataaaataacataatatataatatacttaaAATTTACTTggacatacatatacatatatattatgtagtATTATAAAGGTTCATACCTTTTACTATTAAAACATGAATAGGAATAAATTCTTATGtttttcataaataaataatttgtattcatcgaaatataacaatttactatatatattttgttaatatgATACAtaattaaacatattataacatTTCCATTTTGATCATTCAAATTAAAACATACATATgacaatttatttatttaaaaaaaaaaatgagttATTTGTATAACCTatgtatttaaataaataaaataataatttatgcattaagaatataaaaatatatatatatatatatatatatacatattataatatatattttataataaattataaaagaattatataaaaattttataaaaaaattgcgCCACCCCCCTCCGGGTAACTCAGCAGCTCGATCTGCAACTTTTCTTATGAAATTGTCGGCAAGCGGAGTCGAACCAACGTTCTCACAAGGAAAGGTTACATACCTAACGACTGGGCTACTGAGGCAGCTTAATAATAGTACTGACAtcgaaatattattaaaaatggtATGTAcgcacataatatatatatatatatatatatatatatatatatatatgtatatttattcactatatatgtaaatatataaaatatatcataataaaaatataaatgttttgaaaaataaaattacaaattttatattttaatttattaaaaaaaataatatatatatatatatatatataattgtctATGTGatgtttaaaattatttggaaaataaaaatatatatatgaaaaaaatatatatatattaatttgaaatatatatttttatatttttatattcttcatttttatttttatatatatttttttaaacacaaagtatgttatattatgatCTGgaaatttatcatattacaaaaaatattcattcagtttttttcattaaatatttattaaatgtatattttttataaaagaacTATAAAacgtatatattaaatttatatgtttcccttttgtatgaataaataaataattatatatataaatgtattatattatttttttttttaaatgtaataGTATATAGTTTgaagaataaaaattgttATGAAACAAACcttcataataaaaacataatacaaatataatagattcagacatatatatatatatatatatatatatatatttttcacaatgtaaaaattaaaacttaTAAGAAAGATATATACTATGAAAAATGTATAGGCATGAAATTATTtgaaatacataaataaattacaaacagccaaatatatatatacatatcctgattatataaaaaatgttttgtGTATTGTTAGGAAcctaataaatattacaaaacattattaatattttgggatattatatatatatatatatattcattattataccAGATATTTatcatgtaaaatatatattaaaatgttctCTTCTAATTTGtataacatatatgtacaaattAAGAGAAattgatttaatatatatatatatatatatatatatggtatgAAGATTATatccatttttataatattgctttcaaaattttctgacaatttttttttttttttctacattataaaatagaaacaaatatatattataaatatatatgaaatatcgAAAGAACCTTTTCTATATTTCGTTGGACGTACAAATGTGATAATTAGGAtagaaatttattataaatttttatttaaagaataaaaaataatatataatatactatatgaaataatatacaattttgtctcatatatatataatataacatatgttaccattacatataatataatatgtcaTAGTCATATTggtttattatacataattattatataggtTCGTAGATAgttctatatataattatttgtatatttacatatattatattgttttgatgtatatttgtatatcgctatttatatatatattttggcTGTACATCAgcgtatatttttataaaggtTGGTGAATGTATATTTCTATTTGGGTTAGTACATATAAGtctattttcatataattatggTTTAGGGATGAGGGttaattgttttattattatttttgtatttttttttttttttttttttttttttttttgtgtggatgtatataaaaaatccataactaataaatatacatctTATAAGAATTGtaattatacaatatatttaaaaagaaaataaaaacataataatagttatattatcttatcgtttattatgttttatttttttgttaccCCTATATAGctaatataaaacaatattactatttgaagaataaataaaattattctaaatatatatattatgtattaactatatatatatatatatatatattgtatgtaTTGTATGTGTTTtccatatgtattatatacttTATCTCTATagatattttctatatatctatgtcttctaaatatatacatttggtATTATTTAATGGTATAGTATTTGTTTACATGCGccaatatacattttaaggATGTtagtaataaatatgtagtgaaatatatgtatttatataattgtattatattttaaaaatgtttttaataGTTTGATCAATATAATTGTAGAATAAATGAACATTTTATtaatgacatatatatatatatatatatatatatatataatgtatctCTCTTtctctctttttttaatattagaaATACGAAATACATGAAATGCAAAAAataattgaaatatataaaataaataaaaaatagaacaaaacaaatgataaaatcttttttattaatataataatcctttttttatgttgctagttttttttttcgtttgatgttctatatatatatatatattatataatgaattatatattataaattatattatataacaacaAAAAGTAAATTTACAATTTACTACTTTTAATATGATAGAatactaaaaataaaaaaaacatatatatatatattaattatatatacgtgAATATAGAAATATGGTAGATAATATAGATAGAGAGAAAGAGAATTATTTCATCCTatcaaaaaaacaaaacaaaacaaaacattTAAATACTTTAACAGAAAATTCATAAATGactataaattaatataaaaaaaatataatatatatatatattttttctatgattctacattttatgtatttgttatcatttattatctAACATAATGTAGatagttataatatatatttatttataagtaTGTAATTAAATTACTAAATAAAGATAGGAATacatgaaaaataatattttagatTATATAGAGTTTTATCAAACGTTTAAATTGATTaacgaaatatatttaatttttcaaattatatgaatctaataattattatattcatgtaaaatattatttcataatatatatatatatatatgttaatattattattaatataatgaacTATAGAGTATACCATAAACGACAATTGTATATTATAGTAATTGAATTAGATATTAATTATActgaaaagaaaatattattataaaatattataagattattataacatatataattataatatattataatatatatatatattttacataaccACTACATGACATTACCACATAATATAAagcattatataatatacaccAATACGTATTATGACTACATAGTAATAGTAGCGGCGGTATCATGCACACGTATATATTGTAACAGTGGTAGCTACAATCACTGCATCAtggtaatataaattttgttgtttttgctgttatattttgatgataatgatgttttttttttgttatagaTTATGATAACAAGCTTTATGAATCGCATATTAGAGTAATAATGTGCATGCATGACAATGGTATTATATACTAACAGTGTATGAAAGAGAATGTATGTATAACAATgtaaatgtatatgtatatatgtatgtgtatgtatataggtatatgtatatatgtatatgtatgtgtatatgcatatgtatatatgtatatgtatatatatatgtgtgcaTTTATGACATAATGTAGTCGGGAAGAAAAAATGCCGCCTCTAGGTCGTCAGGTTGGTGGTAGTCCACAGGATGATGATGCCAAAAATATGTTTGATAGGATAGGGAAAGACGTGTACGACCAAGTGAAAAAGGGTGTTGCTGAAACATATAAAGAGGCGTTGACAGGACAGTTGTCACTAGCAACACTTTTGGGTGTGGAATCAGCTAGCACCACAGATCCATGCGGACTTGATTATAGTAAACTTATTAGTGGTAGTGGTGTTGCTGCTCGCGGTCATCCGTGCGGAAATGAAAGTGTAAGTGAAAAACGTTTTTCTAAAGAACGTGTCGATGAATAtgatgagaaaaaaataaaagataataaaggTAATAGAGGTAATAATGAAGGAGAGTGCGCTCCATATAGAAGGTTATCTCTATGTAAcaaaaattttcaaaaaatcaATAATATTGATAGTGATAAAGCTAGACATAATTTATTGGTAGATGTGTGTCTTGCAGCACACTATGAAGGGGACTCAATAAAAGCACATCTTGAACAATATGATGCAACATATCCTGGTTCTGGTTCTACAACATGTACTGCACTTGCACGAAGTTTTGCAGATATAGGTGATATCGTTAGAGGAAGAGATCTGTATCgtggtaataaaaaaaaaattaaaacagaAACAGAAAGAGATAAATTAGAACAGAAATTGAAAGAAATTTTCAAGAACATTAAGAAAGAGAATAATGAAAAACTTAAATCCCTTACAGATGACCAAATTAGGGAATATTGGTGGACTGCGAATCGGCACACCGTGTGGAAAGCCATCACATGTAAGGCGGACGCAAGTAGTGCATATTTTCATGCAACGTGCAGTGATAGTCATCGTAGTGGAACTTTTTCTCAAGCTAATAACTACTGCCGGTGTAACGGCGACCAGCCAGGTAACGACAAGGAAAATATCGATCCCCCAACCTATTTCGATTATGTGCCTCAATATTTGAGGTGGTTCGAGGAATGGGCAGAAGACTTTTGtcgtaaaaaaaaacacaaattGAACGATGCGATACAAAAATGTCGTGGAGAAGATAAATATGGTAAGGATCGATATTGTGATCTTAATGGATATGATTGCGAAAAAACCAAAAGAGGAAGAAACATGTATCGTTGGGATCACAAATGTACTGGCTGTTTCCTTTCTTGCTCTCATTTTAGAACATGGATAGATAACCAAAAACTAGAATTTctaaaacaaaaagaaaaatatacaaatgaaaTATCAGGTGGTAAAAGCAGGAAAAAACGAGCTGCacgtagtagtagtagtagtagttaTGATAAtggatatgaaaaaaaattttatgacCAACTGAAAGCAGGTGGCTATAATGGTGTTAATAGTTTTTTGGATTTATTAAGTAAAGAAAAAACATGCAAAGATATTACTGACACAGAAGGAGGAAAAATTGATTTCAAAAACGTAAATAGTGATAAAAATAGCTATGACgatgatagtaataaaacattttctCATACAGAATATTGTCAAGCATGTCCTCTATGTGGGGTCAAACGTAATGGTAGGAAATGGGAAAGGAAAGAGGTTATGAAGGATTGTCCGCCTATAAACCTTTATAAGCCTAAAAAGGACGCAGAAGGTACTCTTATTAATTTCCTGTACAGTGGTGATGAAACTAATGAAATTGCAAAAAAGCTAAAAGCGTTTTGCGCTCAAGCAAATGGTGATACAACAAATGGTACTGGTGGTAATGGTACTGGTGGTAGTGTTGCTGGAGGTACTGGCACTAGTGGTAGTAACGAATTGTATCAAAAATGGAAATGTTATGAAATTGACGAGCTGACGAAAGATCAAAAAGAAGGGGGTGAGGATGACCCAGTGTATGACGAGGATGTAAAAACTGGAGGCGGATTATGTATATtggaaaacaaaaataaaagcaAAGGAAGTCAAAGCAATTCTCAAAAGGAACCTGATGAAATCCAAAAGACATTCaatccttttttttactatTGGGTGGTACATATGTTAAAAGATTCCATACACTGGAGAACAAAAAAACTTGATAAGTGTATAAATAACAGTAATGAATCAAAAGCAtgtaaaaacaataataaatgtaaGGATGATTGTGgttgttttttaaaatgggttgtacaaaaaaaaaccgaatgggaaaatataaaaaaacattttaaaaagcAAAAAGATATTCCACCGGGATTTACTCACGATGATGTTCTTGAAGGTGTTTTGGAGAAAGAGGTACTTTTGACAAGTATTAAAGAGGGTTATGGGAATGAAAAGGACATAAAACACATTAAGAAACTGTTGGATGAGGAAGAAGCAGCTGGTGTAACCGACAATGAAAATAAGACCACAATTGATAAATTACTAAAACACGAAAAAGACGAAGCAGATAAATGCAAACAAATTCAAGAAGAATGcaataaacaaaaacaacAAGAACGAGGTGGCCCTGGAGGTCGTTCCGCCGACCCCTCACCACCTGCT
Protein-coding regions in this window:
- a CDS encoding coatomer subunit epsilon, putative → MDTPLQIRDFFYGGFNKHCLSYFENVKDEKEKKECEEFIYQIYMMENIKKDAILKLKNEKNENLYLLYLYYKYYYMNDKENVLNEIKQLNTSSCNANILKSRIFFDNDLLDECFDLLENGTIEIKAAKIFFLLNINRQDIVNEIIKDFLHMNEEIPIIKIVLAIYYLFNDNNKESFLIFDDLESLYGSMINDHSNIILNGKAVASILNYEFNDAKEFLKNQINNGDILYNLITCSLYLYELDEANEYLTKLYDNYSSHDSLKVLKKIDDEVDNFVSEF
- a CDS encoding protein MPODD, putative — translated: MIKLPFYSFNKNSLLVQCLKSACVYYIPQNLLVLSAFIFYKYKKSQFTNGKRIPITNCNEAIHNFVVEKKLKKDDIQIQKKKNVYIISLV